A stretch of DNA from Ovis aries strain OAR_USU_Benz2616 breed Rambouillet chromosome 14, ARS-UI_Ramb_v3.0, whole genome shotgun sequence:
gtcctaaccactgggcccccagggaagtccctggattctCTTTTAGTATCAAGTACCCCATACCTCAggctccctggaggctcagcggCAGAGAGTCCACCtcccagttcaggagacacaggtataatccctgggttgggaatatccctggaggaggaaatggcaacctgttctagtactcttgcctggaatatcccatggacagaggagcctggcgggctacagtctatggggttgcagagtcggacacgacctcacaactaaacagcaacaaccccGTACCTGCTCCTGTTTGCCCAGCATTAGACCCTGAGTGCCTGTGTTTCTTCACCTTGCCTTGCCTTTGATGAAGGTGCTAAAATAAATGGAGGAATGAACAGTGTTCACGTCATGGGAGAAAGTCGAAGGCCAGAGTTTCTAAGTTATGTGAAGTGCTGCAGCTCGTTACTGATGACCCTTTAAAGTCGGGAAGTCACGGTTGTCTGTTTTTAGTTCTTGTCTCTGCTGCTACACTAAACATCTGGAAACAGGCTGTGGTGGAGACCCAGGTGAAGAACTAAATGAGCCCACCTAGCCTGGAGGCTCAGCTGTAGAAGCAGTGAAGCCGTCTGCCCTGGCTGCCTGCCGCAGATGGCCCCATGGCAGCTCTCCTCCGGGGTTCTCCCTATCCTTGCCCCTCCCCAGGGCTATTTCCTTTTCACACCGCAGCTAGGGGCCTTTGTACCCCTATTTAACTGTGATAGTGCCAGTGCCCCCGCCAGCTTGGAAGCAACCAGGAGACCAGGGTGGGCTCAGAGCCCGCCTGAGGCCCCTCAATTGCTTCTCAAGGACACTAACCTTCACTGTCACTTGATAGCCCGCTCCTGTgttgcctttttatttccttacttcAGTCTGCACCCAAGAGGGGCCCCAAGACAGCTTATGCTGGAGCCCAGACCTTTCCTGCTCAGTTATAAGCCAAAACCAGGCTAGCCCAGCGCTCTCTGGATAACCAGAATAGGCAGAAATATCCATGTGTGGACCTCCAAGAAGCCACCCTGTAATGTTAGGCAGACGAGCCTGGCTCTGTGGACTTGGAAGAGAAGGGAGCTGTAGGGATTGGCTGCATGGTGTCCTCAGAATGTGAGGATGTTGCCTGAGACTCATGTGGATGGAGCCATGGATGTTGGAACTGGCTGGACGGGAAGGACCACAGGGAAATAAAGTGGCCCATTACTGGTGCATTGGAGGTGGTAGAGAGCAGAtttggaaggaaaggagaaactaAGCCCCTGCCTTAGAACACATGTTGAGAAGTAACCTCTAGGGACCTGTGTGCAAGTCAGCCAGCTGCTTGCACCTGCCCAGCCTCACCACCCCCGCCTCCCACACACCAGACTTAATGCCCAGCCCTTTTTCCCAGTCACCCTTGAATCACCCTGCTGATGTTTCTGAATGGTCTGTTTTCTCATATGTTGAATCATCTTGTTGTTTTTATAGGGAGTAAATAGAGCAGTGTGAAATATCCTGATTACTCCATCCAGGATTTAGAAACTGTTATGTAAATTCTGAGTtctctttgtatctttaaaaGCCCAGGGCAGGCAGACAACAGTCAATCAATGTCCACTAACCTGAATGTATTGAATTAACTCCTATTAATTATTCCTATCAATTGATTTGTTAATTCCTGTGTAGCATGGTGATTAAAGGTTTGGGCTCTGGAATCAGAtataggttcaaatcccagccctgcctctcagTCACTGTGGGATTTTGGACAGATGTAGTCTCTCTGAGCCTGACTTTCCCTCATCTGGAAATATAATTGACGCTCCCTTGGAGGGTTCCCATGATGCTCGAACAAGAGCATGCAGTCACGTGTCCAGGGCGGTGTGTAGCACAGTGTTCCTGCAGTTTACATACGTTTCTTTTAACCCTGGCCCTGACTGCTGAGGCCGTGCTTCTGAAAGTAAGATTGCCCAGGCACGTTAGTCTCTGGGCCCCATGACCTTGCTGGATGGTCTCTGTGGCCTAGGTGTCAGCACTGCGCCTCTGTGGGGACTGAGGGGCCCAGCAGGTGACTCTGCTGCCGCTCCCATGGGGCCAGCTCTGTACCAGGTTCTGTCTCATGACCCCTACAAACCTGGGTGATAAACACACTCAGCCTCACTTATGAGACCCggaacagaggctcagaggcTGCTTGAGCCTCAGAGGCTGCGGAGCTGGGGCTCCACCGACTCCTGTCCCACTGGAGAGGCTCCGCCCCACATAACTTCACCCTCCCCACAGGACAGCGTTTGCAGACCTCTGCCATGACGCACACTTGCTGAGAAGGACACAGAGACGGGAAAGGAGGGAATGAAGAACACTTTGGGGAATTCTGTCTATAGAGGAGGAGGGGGGCgggagatgaaaggaaaaaagaaagattgagtaaattttatttgtaaagaaatggaactaaaagttgctcagtcatgtctgactctttgcgaccccatggactgtagcccaccaggctcctctgcccatgggattctccaggcaagaatactgaagtgggttgccatgccctcctccaggggatcttcctgactcagggatcaaaccctggtctcctgcattgcaggcagattcattaccatttcagccaccagggaagtccagtacaAATATAtagccacacacagacacagacacacacacacacacaccacccccatcccccccccAATTTCTGCAAGGTACTCTGGCACTTTATTTCCCATTCTCATTCTGCTGTGTGTTAAATGCTGGTCGGGTGGTGCTAGGTGGGTCCggggccccctcccctcctgacAGGCGCTCTCGCCACTGCAGGTGTACCGCTGGGCTGAGCACTCGGGCACGGTGCTGCAGCGGCTGAACGAGCAGCGCCTGCGCGGCCTCTTCTGCGACGTGGTCCTGGTGGCCGACGAGCAGCGCCTGCCGGCCCACCGCAACCTGCTGGCTGTGTGCAGTGACTACTTCAACTCCATGTTCACCCTGGGCATGCGCGAGGCCTTCCAGAAGGAGGTGGAGCTGATCGGCGCCTCCTACATCGGGCTCAAGGCCGTGGTGGACTTCCTGTACGGCGGGGAGCTGGTGCTGGATGGTGGCAACATCGACTACGTGCTGGAGACGGCCCACCTGCTGCAGATCTGGACTGCAGTGGACTTCTGCTGCGAGTACCTGGAGCAGGAGGTGAGCGAGGACAACTACCTGTACCTGCAGGAGCTGGCCTCCATCTACAGCCTCAAGCGGCTGGACGCCTTCATCGACGGCTTCATCCTCAGCCGCTTCGGCACGCTGTCCTTCACGCCCGCCTTCCTGCAGAACATCTCCATGCAGAAGCTGTGCGCCTACCTGGGCAGCAGCGAGGTGCAGCGGGAGTGCGAACACGACCTGCTGCAGGCCGCCCTGCAGTGGCTGACGCAGCAGCCTGAGCGCGAGGCCCACGCTTATCAGGTGCTGGAGAACATCCACTTCCCGCTTATCCCCAAGAACGACCTGCTGCACCGCGTCAAGCCCGCCGTGTGCTCGCTGCTGCCGCGCGAAGCCAACTGCGAGGGCTTCATCGAGGAGGCCGTGCGCTACCACAACAGCCTGGCGGCCCAGCCCGTCATGCAGACCAAGCGCACGGCCCTCCGCACCACCCAGGAGTGCCTGCTCTTCGTGGGCGGCGAGGTCTCCGAGCGGTGTCTGGAGCTCAGCGATGACACCTGTTACCTGGATGCCCAGAGTGAGCAGTGGGTCAAAGAGACGCCCCTGCCAGCCCGGCGGAGCCACCACTGCGTCGCCGTGCTGGGGGGGTTCATCTTCATCGCCGGCGGCAGCTTCTCACGGGACAACGGAGGGGATGCGGCCTCCAATCTCCTTTATAGGTATGACCCCCGCTGTAAACAGTGGATCAAGGTGAGATTAAAGCCAGATTATTTCTTTACTCTTGAGGACTTTCAATCTTCTTAATCTTAGTCTTGACTGCCCCCTCACCCCCTTCTCTGAGGCCTGGACAGCCGTCCTGCTTCTGAACTAGGTGTGATGATAAAGTGACGAGCTCCATCACGGCCCCCTGCCTGGTTAGAGGCAGTGAGGGCTGACTGGCCACCTTCTGCAGGGATGGGCCACGCCTAGAGCACCGCTGCCCCATAGAACTCTGCACCCGCAGAGCACTTCTGTGGCTCTGCCATCCAGCGGTAGCCACCGGCCACGTGTGGCAGTTGAGGGCTTGAAGTGTGGTCCATGGGACTGAAGAACtgagttttcagttttatttcgtCTTCACGGATTTAAACGTGAGTGTGAATAGCCGCATGAGGCTAGTGGCTACCATCCTGGATGGCACTGGTCTGGATACTTGACCCATACTTCTGACAGCCTCCCCACGTCTCGGAGtctccaccaagctcctctttgGGACAGGTTTGGAGGTGCTTCAGGGAGGCTGCAAAGGCTCATGCCTCGTAGGAGCCATGGCCCCTTGGAAGGTGTGGTGGCTAATGCTGGGAAGGGCTTGGGTCTTGGTATCAGACCCAGGTTCACGGCCCAGCTTGGCAAGTTGTAGCTGAGAGTTTCAGCCTGGTTCCACACCCGCTCCAAATCTTAGCTTCTCTCTCTGGAAACGGGTAAGGGGACGTTGACCTCCCAGGGTTGTGGTTGTAGCTCACATTGTTGAGGGGTCGGGGTTGTGCTCCTTTCCTCCCCAGAACCACAGCGCCACCCACGAAAGTCTGTCCCAGTCTTTATACTCACATCTCAGTCTCCTGACCTAACTTGGCGGTTTCCTGAGCTCAAGGTTCAGAAGGGACTCAGAtgacttttctattttattctcaaAAATCTAAAACCAACAACTTTGCAAGTCTTGCCACAAGAAGGGGGCTCCCAGCCTTGAAGACTGGCCTCCAGACCTTCATAGCGGTGGCAGCCTAATCATATAGGCTGCTGTGGGTCCGTGTTCATTCGAAtgtcttgcttttctttaaaaaagaaaaaagaagcttgGGTCTCCTGTTGTTAATTTCCTGCTGAGTGCCACTTTCTGCTCGCCAACACAGATGGCAATCagtactaatttttaaaatatatgattgtGGGGGGCAAGGGGAAAGGTGAACTTCTTTTTTAGGAAACTAATCCATCAGTGGCTGGGACCCGTGTGTCCTGCAGAATTCTAGTGCACGTGTGGCCAGACAGGTTTGGGGAAGTGAATTCTCCGTGCCCCTCATGGGGATTCATGAGCTCTTGAGGGTCCCACCCAAAGGGCCCCCCTTTCTTCTTCCAGTTTGGCTCCCTTCCCCAGACTCAGGTGGCCGCTGCCTCACCCGGCTGTGTCTTCATGGAGCATGCTGGGGACATAGTGCTGGGTGTTGATGCTGACCCAGGTTTGGGAATGGGGAAGTACAGGTGTGTCGCCTCCACAGGTGGCCTCCATGAACCAGCGCCGTGTGGATTTCTACCTGGCCTCCATCGAGGACATGCTGGTGGCGGTCGGCGGCCGAAACGAGAACGGAGCGCTCTCCTCGGTAGAGACCTACAGCCCAAAGACCGACTCCTGGTCCTACGTAGCCGGCCTGCCAAGGTGATTGGGGTGTGGGGGCAGAGCTACAGACGCTGAGGCTCCGGGGTGGCCGTTGAGCCCACCTGCCTGTCTGGGTTTCTTGGCCTCCGATTCCAGGCAGTCTCCTGGCTTGTGAATGACAGCGCGAGGGGCAGAGGGCGTAGTGCCGGCCTGTCGGGGCGCCTGTTCTGGGCTGCCCGAGTGCTCCATTGCCAAGTTGCCTCACTGCCTGGGTTCCAGGGAGTGGGTGCTGGGTTCAGGGGGTGAGAGACTCACTGAAAACCTCTCAGCTTCGGGCAGGAGGAGTTCAGAGGGTGGGGGTTGTCTGTGCTCCATCTGACTTGAACGGGTGTCCCCACCCCATGCTGTCTCTGCTGCTTCGTCTGTGAAGGGGGCGTGATGGCTGTCCCACCCTGTCCAGATGTCCGTTCACTGCGATTAGCATCACAGGCTTAGCAGAAGGGCCTGTTGTTTATCTGACCAGCCCCCTGCGATCGAACCTGCAGGTGCACCCTCTGAAGCAGGCTTGCTGTGGAACATGTCTGAGTGTCTAGGGGACTTTGTCCCTGGACGTTAGAGGGGGGCATGGGGTGAGCGTCTGGGTGTGAATCCCAGCGCctccactgagctacctgggaagccctacctggACACCTGTGAAAAGATGAGTAGACAGTCACGGTAGTAGCTACTGATGACCATGTGCCAGCCTGGGCCTCGTACTTCACGTGATGAAGTCCCTTGATCCCCAAAATAACTAGCAGGGTGGATTGTAACCCACGTAGTTTATCACCCAGAACTAGATGACCGTGGATGAGGAAGCCGACTGTGGAAATCTTGACCTTGTCCTAGGCAAGCCCTGAGcgtcctctctccctctgtccgTCCGCAGGTTCACCTATGGCCACGCGGGCACCATCTACAAGGACTTTGTGTACATCTCCGGGGGCCACGACTACCAGATCGGCCCCTACCGCAAGAACCTGCTGTGCTATGACCACCGGACGGACGTGTGGGAGGAGCGGCGGCCCATGAGCACGGCACGCGGCTGGCACAGCATGTGCAGCCTGGGGGACAGCATCTACTCCA
This window harbors:
- the KLHL36 gene encoding kelch-like protein 36, with the protein product MMEGSRQTRVSRPYKISESSKVYRWAEHSGTVLQRLNEQRLRGLFCDVVLVADEQRLPAHRNLLAVCSDYFNSMFTLGMREAFQKEVELIGASYIGLKAVVDFLYGGELVLDGGNIDYVLETAHLLQIWTAVDFCCEYLEQEVSEDNYLYLQELASIYSLKRLDAFIDGFILSRFGTLSFTPAFLQNISMQKLCAYLGSSEVQRECEHDLLQAALQWLTQQPEREAHAYQVLENIHFPLIPKNDLLHRVKPAVCSLLPREANCEGFIEEAVRYHNSLAAQPVMQTKRTALRTTQECLLFVGGEVSERCLELSDDTCYLDAQSEQWVKETPLPARRSHHCVAVLGGFIFIAGGSFSRDNGGDAASNLLYRYDPRCKQWIKVASMNQRRVDFYLASIEDMLVAVGGRNENGALSSVETYSPKTDSWSYVAGLPRFTYGHAGTIYKDFVYISGGHDYQIGPYRKNLLCYDHRTDVWEERRPMSTARGWHSMCSLGDSIYSIGGSDDSLESMERFDVLGVEAYSPQCNQWTRVAPLLHANSESGVAVWEGRIYILGGYSWENTAFSKTVQVYDRDKDKWSEGTELPKAIAGVSACVCALKPRLEDKKKKGKGKRPQDRGQ